From the Rhodopirellula bahusiensis genome, one window contains:
- the xylA gene encoding xylose isomerase, with product MTAFPDVPVVQYEGPQSDNPLAFRWYNPDEVIEGKTMKDHMRFSIVYWHTFRGTGADPFGPGTAVRPWDDGSESVENAQKRAVVAFELFTKLQAPYYAWHDRDVAPEGANLRETHANLDAVADVLEEQQKATGVKLLWGTANMFSNPRFMHGAATSCNADVFAYAGAQVKKALEVTKRLGGENYVFWGGREGYQNLYNTDMKRELDHLAKFFHMAVDYAKSIGFDGQFLIEPKPKEPTKHQYDSDAAACMNFLRAYDLDSHFKLNIETNHATLAGHTMMHELDYAGMQDGLGSIDANTGDLLLGWDTDQFPTDYYLTTQTMLMIMKHGGIGTGGVNFDAKVRRESFEPIDLFHAHIGGMDAFAKGLKIAAAIRASGELADFVKNRYSTWDSGIGAKIEAGEVGFAELEAYMLEKGEIDANQSGRQEYLEHMINKYIDRV from the coding sequence ATGACCGCTTTCCCCGATGTCCCCGTCGTTCAGTACGAAGGCCCCCAGTCCGATAACCCGCTCGCCTTCCGCTGGTACAACCCCGACGAAGTCATCGAGGGCAAAACGATGAAGGACCACATGCGGTTCAGCATCGTTTACTGGCACACGTTCCGCGGCACCGGTGCTGACCCCTTCGGCCCCGGAACCGCCGTTCGTCCTTGGGACGATGGATCCGAAAGCGTCGAGAACGCACAAAAGCGTGCCGTGGTTGCGTTTGAATTGTTCACCAAACTGCAAGCTCCTTACTACGCTTGGCACGATCGCGACGTGGCCCCGGAAGGAGCCAACTTGCGTGAGACGCACGCGAATCTCGACGCGGTCGCTGACGTTCTGGAAGAACAGCAAAAAGCAACCGGCGTGAAATTGTTGTGGGGCACCGCCAACATGTTCAGCAACCCACGCTTCATGCATGGTGCCGCGACGAGCTGCAACGCGGACGTGTTCGCTTACGCGGGTGCTCAAGTCAAAAAGGCTTTGGAAGTCACCAAGCGTCTCGGTGGTGAAAACTATGTGTTCTGGGGAGGCCGCGAAGGCTATCAGAACCTCTACAACACCGACATGAAACGAGAACTGGATCACTTGGCCAAGTTCTTCCACATGGCCGTCGACTACGCCAAGTCGATCGGGTTCGACGGTCAATTCTTGATCGAACCCAAACCGAAAGAGCCCACCAAGCACCAGTACGACAGCGACGCTGCCGCCTGCATGAACTTCCTTCGTGCGTACGACTTGGATTCACACTTCAAGCTCAACATCGAAACCAACCACGCGACGCTGGCGGGTCACACGATGATGCACGAGCTCGACTACGCGGGCATGCAAGATGGATTGGGCAGCATCGATGCCAACACGGGTGACTTGTTGCTGGGTTGGGACACCGACCAATTCCCAACCGATTACTACCTGACCACCCAAACCATGCTGATGATCATGAAGCACGGCGGGATCGGCACCGGAGGTGTGAACTTCGACGCCAAGGTGCGTCGTGAATCGTTCGAGCCCATCGATTTGTTCCACGCTCACATCGGCGGAATGGACGCGTTCGCCAAAGGCCTGAAGATCGCCGCGGCGATTCGTGCCAGCGGCGAATTGGCTGACTTCGTGAAGAACCGCTACTCGACCTGGGATTCCGGAATCGGTGCCAAGATCGAAGCCGGCGAAGTTGGCTTCGCCGAGTTGGAAGCTTACATGCTCGAAAAGGGCGAGATCGACGCCAACCAAAGCGGTCGCCAAGAGTACCTCGAGCACATGATCAACAAGTACATCGATCGAGTTTGA